From the Nitrobacter hamburgensis X14 genome, one window contains:
- a CDS encoding UvrD-helicase domain-containing protein has translation MTVLPDIEARKTALTAVNRTLLVEAGAGSGKTSVMAGRVAVLLSKGTEPKHIAAITFTEFAASELRQRIERFTTELSLGRVPKDLLQAFPDGVEAAQKENLSRALGAFDQLMCGTIHGFAQALIKPYPAEANIDPGADIVDPAEAELAFQERYDAWLRSQLSGDHDDGLVAQIVLSDVDGGLKFVAEVAQFLRKNRDATCAQIAWSHQGLTDLTAAVGQFQQDLAGYDFLEPQTSECCKVLGEIIAIFQGHGLAVPIPSNAALVAALGFHRHETCFTQDGKRRQLRASTKWQEAAAKAGRPKAAGKMASEALVLRYDACHGAISTLIGAVSRELLLRLCNEMAQLREDWRGYKRAAALLDFDDLLYKARDLLANDAEVRNALSKRFRHVLVDEFQDTDPLQTEILWLLCGDDSAGEPLSRPLRPGALFLVGDPKQAIYRFRGADVNAYIAARAAIAPGSLLKITANFRSVEPILAFVNKKFEHVLSESAGQPGFSELSPIHPASADPAVVALDVTVNEEKPSAGAMRDAEALAVADLCGRLAGNMMVRDHHTNELRKCRFGDIALLAPVGTELWRFEEALEDLGIPVSTQAGKGFFRRQEIQDLVALTCALADPRDSLALGAFLRGPMVGLTETELLDIAEQLPSDPDQPNQLPMLSLRTDPDQIANATASNAIRILAFLRNRGGKTTPYSLLSDAVAALHVRPQLRQRFKEGTERAVANVDLFLELARAYDVRGLRAFARDMRANWEETVRQVEGRPDAEEQSISLITVHSAKGLEWSVVIPLNMTGKPQSESGLAYDRSSNRFSIPVLGNDPPDYDGIKSKNVVESARERVRLWYVATTRARDLLILPRHSAKLAEDSWTRIVELGLEHLPALDGAALGAPGQAPAKSGENLQTREIFAAEASRILADRKAVTWRRPSRAELDPHQSGNVEAAVASEAVEIPPSVVVGSSTRGVILHKLIEEILSGETQDTLERLEIRAGELLTQIGSGAAQNTQAGISPAELSATVMRTLALSEIKELRHRLVAELPVFGCSITVDGETLISGLADAVALDESGAIDVVIDWKSDVAPDVAALDHYRQQIGDYRKQMNAKRALVVLMTSGKVIEVAA, from the coding sequence ATGACCGTGCTTCCCGATATCGAGGCGAGAAAAACTGCGCTGACTGCCGTGAACCGCACGCTGTTGGTCGAGGCAGGAGCAGGCTCCGGCAAGACTTCAGTGATGGCGGGGCGCGTCGCGGTGCTCTTATCGAAGGGCACGGAGCCAAAGCATATCGCGGCCATCACGTTCACGGAGTTCGCTGCAAGCGAGCTTCGGCAGCGCATAGAGCGGTTCACTACCGAACTATCACTCGGCAGGGTGCCGAAAGATCTGCTTCAAGCATTTCCGGACGGTGTGGAAGCAGCGCAAAAGGAAAATCTTTCAAGGGCGCTCGGCGCATTCGACCAATTGATGTGCGGAACGATCCACGGTTTTGCGCAGGCCTTGATCAAACCGTATCCAGCAGAGGCGAATATCGACCCCGGCGCCGACATCGTGGATCCCGCTGAGGCCGAGCTTGCGTTTCAGGAGCGTTACGACGCGTGGCTCAGGTCGCAGCTGTCAGGCGACCACGACGACGGTCTGGTCGCTCAGATCGTACTTTCCGATGTAGATGGCGGACTGAAGTTCGTTGCTGAGGTCGCTCAATTTCTCCGGAAGAACCGCGACGCCACTTGCGCGCAGATAGCCTGGTCCCATCAGGGATTGACCGATCTGACGGCGGCCGTGGGACAGTTCCAACAGGATCTGGCCGGCTATGACTTCCTTGAACCGCAGACTTCGGAATGCTGCAAAGTGCTCGGAGAGATCATCGCGATCTTTCAAGGGCATGGGCTCGCAGTGCCGATTCCAAGCAACGCTGCACTGGTCGCGGCGCTCGGTTTCCACCGGCATGAGACCTGCTTCACACAGGATGGTAAGCGCAGACAGCTTCGCGCCTCCACGAAATGGCAGGAGGCCGCAGCGAAGGCCGGCCGACCAAAGGCAGCCGGGAAGATGGCATCAGAAGCCTTGGTGCTTCGATACGACGCCTGCCATGGGGCAATTTCGACGCTGATTGGAGCCGTATCGAGAGAGCTTCTTCTTCGTCTCTGCAATGAGATGGCACAATTGCGGGAGGACTGGCGCGGCTACAAGCGGGCGGCCGCTTTGCTGGATTTCGACGATCTTCTCTACAAGGCCCGAGACCTTCTCGCCAACGACGCCGAAGTGCGAAACGCTCTTTCCAAGCGCTTCCGCCATGTCCTGGTCGACGAGTTTCAAGACACCGACCCGCTTCAGACCGAGATACTATGGTTGCTCTGCGGCGATGATAGCGCGGGAGAGCCGCTGTCTCGTCCGCTGCGTCCTGGCGCTTTGTTTCTCGTCGGCGATCCGAAGCAGGCCATCTATCGCTTTCGTGGCGCCGACGTGAATGCGTACATCGCCGCACGGGCGGCGATCGCCCCGGGTTCGCTTCTGAAGATCACCGCGAATTTCCGTTCGGTCGAACCCATCCTCGCGTTCGTGAACAAGAAGTTCGAACACGTGCTGTCCGAGAGTGCCGGACAACCTGGCTTTTCGGAACTATCGCCGATCCACCCCGCCAGCGCTGATCCCGCGGTCGTGGCGCTCGACGTGACGGTGAATGAAGAGAAGCCGAGCGCGGGCGCGATGAGAGATGCCGAAGCGCTGGCAGTTGCGGACCTTTGTGGCCGGTTGGCGGGAAACATGATGGTGCGCGATCACCACACGAACGAGCTCAGGAAGTGCCGCTTCGGCGACATCGCTCTCCTGGCACCTGTCGGCACCGAGTTGTGGAGGTTCGAGGAGGCCCTCGAAGATCTCGGCATCCCGGTTTCGACGCAGGCCGGCAAGGGTTTCTTCCGGCGCCAGGAGATCCAGGATCTCGTCGCGCTCACCTGCGCTTTGGCCGATCCGAGGGACAGCCTGGCTCTTGGCGCGTTCTTGCGAGGTCCGATGGTCGGACTTACCGAGACCGAACTTCTGGACATCGCTGAACAGTTGCCGAGCGATCCGGACCAGCCCAACCAGCTGCCTATGCTGTCGCTTCGGACGGATCCGGATCAGATAGCCAACGCGACAGCCAGCAATGCCATACGCATCCTTGCGTTTCTCCGTAACCGGGGTGGCAAGACGACGCCGTATTCGCTCCTTTCCGACGCTGTTGCCGCTTTGCACGTTCGACCTCAATTGCGTCAGCGCTTCAAGGAAGGTACGGAGCGGGCAGTGGCGAACGTGGACCTTTTTCTCGAATTGGCTCGGGCATACGATGTCCGCGGGCTGCGCGCTTTCGCGAGAGACATGAGGGCGAACTGGGAGGAAACCGTTCGACAAGTCGAAGGCCGCCCTGATGCTGAGGAGCAGTCCATTTCGCTGATCACGGTGCATTCTGCCAAGGGTCTGGAATGGTCGGTCGTGATCCCTTTGAATATGACGGGCAAACCCCAATCGGAGAGCGGCTTGGCATACGACAGGTCAAGCAATCGGTTCTCCATACCCGTGCTGGGCAACGATCCTCCCGACTACGACGGCATAAAGTCGAAGAACGTCGTCGAGTCGGCCAGGGAGAGGGTGCGGCTCTGGTACGTCGCGACGACGCGTGCTCGCGATCTCCTGATCCTCCCGCGGCATTCAGCGAAGCTGGCGGAGGACAGCTGGACCCGCATCGTTGAGTTAGGATTGGAGCATTTGCCGGCTTTGGACGGGGCCGCTCTCGGAGCACCTGGTCAAGCGCCGGCGAAGTCTGGGGAGAACCTGCAGACCCGCGAAATATTTGCCGCTGAGGCATCAAGAATTCTCGCCGACAGGAAGGCCGTGACATGGCGCCGTCCAAGTCGGGCGGAGCTTGATCCGCACCAATCTGGTAACGTGGAAGCTGCGGTGGCGAGCGAAGCGGTCGAAATTCCCCCGTCCGTTGTTGTAGGGAGCTCAACCCGAGGCGTCATATTGCATAAGCTGATCGAGGAAATATTGTCCGGAGAGACGCAAGACACGCTCGAACGCTTAGAAATTCGGGCCGGAGAATTGCTGACTCAGATAGGAAGCGGAGCTGCACAAAATACGCAGGCCGGCATCTCGCCCGCCGAACTCTCCGCCACGGTGATGAGGACGCTCGCGCTGTCGGAGATCAAAGAACTGCGGCATCGGTTGGTCGCAGAATTGCCGGTCTTTGGATGCTCGATCACGGTGGATGGTGAAACGCTCATCTCGGGGTTGGCCGACGCTGTCGCTCTAGACGAGAGCGGTGCCATCGACGTGGTAATCGATTGGAAGAGCGATGTTGCGCCCGATGTCGCAGCCCTCGATCACTATCGCCAGCAGATCGGTGACTATCGCAAGCAGATGAACGCCAAGAGGGCTCTCGTGGTTCTCATGACGTCGGGCAAGGTGATCGAAGTCGCGGCCTGA